The following are from one region of the Shinella sp. PSBB067 genome:
- a CDS encoding BON domain-containing protein: protein MNDRKQGSREDDFRDYEQRDNRDGWPYSDNDADRRAGQNAPYGAPGANLDERGNKGVEVAADPDTQDVDGAPLPFSDGGEDAIADDDLEERIAQLLEDDGRVDSVSIEITIRDGVAELDGAVDSEEDRRHVIGLVRRVDGLRGVRADGLLARGVDSHIPRDADE from the coding sequence ATGAACGACCGCAAGCAAGGTTCCCGCGAAGACGATTTCCGTGACTACGAGCAGCGCGACAACCGCGACGGCTGGCCCTATTCCGACAACGACGCCGACCGGCGCGCCGGGCAGAACGCGCCCTATGGCGCACCCGGCGCCAATCTCGACGAGCGCGGCAACAAGGGCGTCGAGGTGGCCGCCGATCCCGATACGCAGGATGTCGACGGCGCGCCGCTGCCCTTTTCCGACGGCGGCGAGGATGCCATCGCGGACGACGACCTGGAGGAACGCATCGCGCAACTGCTCGAGGATGACGGAAGGGTCGATTCCGTTTCCATCGAGATCACGATCCGGGACGGTGTCGCCGAGCTCGACGGTGCGGTCGACAGCGAGGAGGACCGGCGTCATGTCATCGGCCTCGTCCGCCGGGTGGACGGCCTTCGCGGCGTGCGCGCGGACGGGCTTCTTGCACGCGGCGTCGACAGCCACATTCCGCGGGATGCCGACGAATAG